One window of Solwaraspora sp. WMMA2056 genomic DNA carries:
- a CDS encoding PPOX class F420-dependent oxidoreductase, whose translation MARAIATNTRVDRAGLVDFLRTRHRAVLTTTRADGRPQSSPVTCGVDTDGRLVVATYPDRAKAVNIRRDPTVSAVVLSDDWNGPWVQVDGTATVVDLPQALDGLVEYYRCIAGEHPDWDEYREAMRRQGKSLIRLTIDRWGPVATGGFPPHLADA comes from the coding sequence GTGGCACGTGCCATCGCGACGAACACCCGGGTCGACCGGGCCGGGCTGGTGGATTTCCTGCGGACCCGGCACCGGGCGGTGCTGACCACGACCCGGGCCGACGGTCGCCCGCAGTCCTCGCCGGTGACCTGCGGCGTCGACACCGACGGGCGGCTGGTCGTCGCCACCTACCCGGACCGGGCCAAGGCGGTGAACATCCGCCGCGACCCCACGGTGTCGGCGGTGGTGCTCTCCGACGACTGGAACGGGCCGTGGGTGCAGGTCGACGGCACCGCCACCGTCGTCGACCTGCCGCAGGCGTTGGACGGGCTCGTCGAGTACTACCGCTGCATCGCCGGCGAACACCCGGACTGGGACGAGTACCGCGAGGCGATGCGGCGGCAGGGCAAGTCGTTGATCCGGCTGACCATCGACAGGTGGGGGCCGGTCGCCACCGGTGGCTTCCCGCCCCACCTCGCCGACGCCTGA
- a CDS encoding ABC transporter permease: MNALWWRLILVELRKMLDTRAGSWLLGAIGLSTAAIVTVMVIFAEPAEQTFATLFVLALLPVAFLLPVLGVLLVTTEWSQRTALTTFALVPVRHRVLAAKLAAAVVASVASVLTSLASAAAGMAVASATGGTGSWRIEAALIGYAALFQVINVVMGVAFGMLLLNTPVAIVLLLLLPTVWTVLGGIVVRLRGVAEWLDLTLTTEPLLTAEVTAGQWARLATSVAAWVLLPLVAGMLRIQRRDIA, translated from the coding sequence ATGAACGCACTGTGGTGGCGGCTGATCCTGGTCGAGCTGCGCAAGATGCTCGACACCCGGGCCGGTTCGTGGCTGCTCGGGGCGATCGGGCTGTCGACGGCGGCGATCGTCACCGTGATGGTGATCTTCGCCGAGCCGGCCGAGCAGACCTTCGCGACCTTGTTCGTGCTGGCGCTGCTGCCGGTCGCGTTCCTGCTGCCGGTCCTGGGGGTGCTGCTGGTGACGACCGAATGGTCGCAGCGCACCGCGTTGACCACCTTCGCGCTGGTGCCGGTACGCCACCGGGTGCTGGCGGCGAAGCTGGCCGCGGCGGTCGTCGCCTCGGTCGCCTCGGTGCTGACCAGCCTGGCGTCGGCGGCGGCCGGGATGGCGGTCGCGTCGGCGACCGGCGGCACCGGCAGCTGGCGGATCGAGGCGGCGCTGATCGGCTACGCCGCCCTGTTCCAGGTGATCAACGTGGTGATGGGGGTGGCGTTCGGCATGCTGCTGCTGAACACCCCGGTCGCGATCGTGCTGCTGCTGTTGCTGCCGACGGTGTGGACCGTCCTCGGCGGCATCGTCGTACGGCTGCGCGGCGTCGCCGAGTGGCTGGACCTCACGTTGACCACCGAGCCGCTGCTGACCGCCGAGGTGACCGCCGGGCAGTGGGCCCGGTTGGCCACGTCGGTGGCGGCCTGGGTGCTGCTGCCGCTGGTCGCCGGGATGCTGCGGATCCAGCGCCGTGACATCGCCTGA
- a CDS encoding ATP-binding cassette domain-containing protein, with protein MIEIRNLTKRYGRQVAVDDVSFACAAGTVTGFLGPNGAGKSTTLRMLCGLAAASAGSATVDGVPYRRLTDPGRVVGVLLDAAAMHPGRSGRETLTVAALAMGVPGRRVGELLDQVGLNQAAARRRVRAYSLGMRQRLGLAHALLGEPRVLVLDEPANGLDPEGIFWMRELLRDFADRGGTVLLSSHLLREVEAVADRLVVIGGGRIVADGDKAELLAGDAGTLVRARDPQALRAALHRAGLAVDEVDGRLLVQAGPEAVGQVAAQIGAVLLELRPADNGGLEQMFLALTAGDSVREAVR; from the coding sequence GTGATCGAGATACGCAACCTCACCAAACGGTACGGGCGGCAGGTCGCCGTCGACGACGTGTCGTTCGCCTGCGCTGCGGGCACGGTGACCGGATTCCTCGGGCCGAACGGCGCCGGCAAGTCCACCACGCTGCGGATGCTCTGCGGCCTGGCCGCCGCCTCGGCCGGCTCCGCCACCGTCGACGGGGTGCCGTACCGGCGGCTGACCGATCCGGGGCGGGTGGTCGGCGTACTGCTGGACGCGGCGGCGATGCACCCGGGCCGCAGCGGCCGGGAGACGCTGACCGTCGCGGCGCTGGCCATGGGGGTGCCGGGCCGACGGGTCGGTGAACTGCTCGACCAGGTCGGGCTCAACCAGGCGGCGGCCCGTCGCCGGGTGCGGGCCTACTCGCTGGGGATGCGCCAGCGGCTCGGCCTGGCGCACGCGCTGCTCGGCGAGCCCCGGGTGCTGGTCCTCGACGAGCCGGCGAACGGGCTGGATCCGGAGGGCATCTTCTGGATGCGGGAGCTGCTGCGGGACTTCGCCGACCGGGGCGGCACGGTGCTGCTCTCCTCCCATCTGCTGCGGGAGGTGGAGGCGGTGGCGGACCGGCTGGTGGTGATCGGGGGTGGCCGGATCGTCGCCGACGGCGACAAGGCGGAGCTGCTCGCCGGCGACGCCGGCACCCTGGTCCGGGCCCGGGACCCGCAGGCGTTGCGGGCGGCGCTGCACCGGGCCGGCCTGGCCGTCGACGAGGTCGACGGCCGGCTGCTGGTGCAGGCCGGACCGGAGGCGGTCGGTCAGGTCGCGGCGCAGATCGGTGCCGTGCTGCTGGAGCTGCGGCCGGCGGACAACGGCGGCCTGGAGCAGATGTTCCTGGCCCTGACCGCAGGTGACTCGGTACGGGAGGCGGTCCGATGA
- a CDS encoding histidine kinase produces MSAVPAPENPWLLPAALVAEPAGTRRRSTRDWIVDGVAFGLAVAYLVWAAWDLRQPQPTMTAAGPSSDWLYRLDVALGLVGCAAIWVRRRWPLALVVLAAPVGLLSVTGGIALLVLLFTLAVHRPFLIAAAATAGHLVLAPVYYLVYPDPDLSLIGAVSFTGLVLGAVLAWGMFVRARRQLILSLRDRAHRAEAEQQLRVSQARQLERTRIAREMHDVLAHRISLLSLHAGALEFRPDAPREEVTRAAGVIRVTAHQALQDLREVIGVLRTDPAPDDRPAEPSQPPQPPQPTLADLPALVDESRQAGARVRLVDRIDGAPELPTGLGRTAYRIVQEGLTNSRKHAPGAAARVTMTGRPGDGLTIEVVNRKPLAPAATAIPGTGTGLVGLAERAALAGGRLVHGPTETGDFRLAVWLPWPT; encoded by the coding sequence ATGAGTGCGGTGCCGGCTCCGGAGAACCCCTGGCTGCTGCCTGCGGCACTGGTCGCCGAGCCGGCCGGCACCCGGCGGCGCAGCACCCGCGACTGGATCGTCGACGGTGTCGCGTTCGGGCTCGCCGTCGCCTACCTGGTCTGGGCGGCCTGGGACCTGCGGCAGCCGCAGCCCACGATGACCGCCGCCGGGCCGTCGTCGGACTGGCTGTACCGCCTCGACGTGGCGCTCGGGCTGGTCGGCTGCGCGGCGATCTGGGTACGCCGACGCTGGCCGTTGGCGTTGGTGGTGCTGGCCGCGCCGGTCGGGCTGCTGTCGGTGACCGGCGGTATCGCGCTGCTGGTGCTGCTGTTCACCCTGGCGGTGCACCGGCCGTTCCTGATCGCGGCGGCGGCGACCGCCGGGCACCTGGTGCTCGCGCCGGTGTACTACCTGGTCTACCCCGACCCGGATCTGAGCCTGATCGGGGCGGTGAGCTTCACCGGTCTGGTGCTCGGGGCCGTGCTCGCCTGGGGGATGTTCGTGCGGGCCCGCCGGCAGCTGATCCTGTCGCTGCGGGACCGGGCCCACCGCGCCGAGGCCGAGCAGCAGCTCCGGGTCAGCCAGGCCCGGCAGTTGGAACGCACCCGGATCGCCCGGGAGATGCACGACGTCCTGGCGCACCGGATATCCCTGCTCAGCCTGCACGCCGGGGCGTTGGAGTTCCGCCCGGACGCGCCCCGTGAGGAGGTCACCCGGGCCGCCGGGGTGATCCGGGTGACCGCCCATCAGGCGCTGCAGGACCTGCGGGAGGTGATCGGCGTACTGCGCACCGACCCTGCCCCGGACGACCGACCGGCGGAGCCGTCCCAGCCTCCCCAACCTCCCCAGCCGACCCTGGCCGACCTTCCGGCCCTGGTCGACGAGTCCCGGCAGGCCGGCGCCCGGGTACGTCTGGTCGACCGGATCGACGGCGCGCCGGAACTGCCGACCGGGCTCGGCCGTACGGCGTACCGGATCGTGCAGGAGGGCCTGACCAACTCCCGTAAGCATGCCCCCGGTGCGGCGGCCCGGGTCACCATGACCGGTCGGCCCGGTGACGGGCTGACCATCGAGGTCGTCAACCGTAAGCCGCTGGCACCGGCGGCCACCGCCATTCCGGGCACCGGTACCGGGCTGGTCGGCCTCGCCGAACGCGCCGCCCTGGCCGGTGGCCGGCTGGTCCACGGTCCGACCGAAACCGGTGACTTCCGACTCGCCGTCTGGCTGCCGTGGCCGACGTGA
- a CDS encoding response regulator transcription factor, with protein sequence MTPASDAADPPAAAGRTGPTGPAVIRVLIVDDDPLVRAGLSMILGGAAELRVVGEAGDGAEVPAAVAACRPDVVLMDIRMPQVDGLAATEALRARPDAPQVVVLTTFDADEYVLRALRAGASGFLLKDTPPAEIVAAVRRVHAGEPMLSPAVIRRLITHVAGLPADPATAVGPSGVPATAVGPHAVPATAVGRRPGPQREQAGRRDRARRLLDQLSPRERDVAVAVGQGRSNAEIAAELFMSVATVKAYVSRLLARLELNNRVQVALLVHDADLC encoded by the coding sequence GTGACACCGGCATCCGACGCGGCGGACCCGCCGGCGGCGGCCGGCCGGACCGGCCCGACCGGACCGGCTGTGATCAGGGTCCTGATCGTCGACGACGATCCGCTGGTCCGGGCCGGCCTGTCGATGATCCTCGGCGGCGCGGCCGAGCTGCGGGTCGTCGGTGAGGCCGGCGACGGTGCCGAGGTGCCGGCGGCGGTCGCCGCCTGCCGACCGGACGTGGTGCTGATGGACATCCGGATGCCGCAGGTCGACGGGCTGGCCGCCACCGAGGCGCTGCGCGCCCGGCCCGACGCGCCCCAGGTGGTGGTGCTGACCACGTTCGACGCCGACGAGTACGTGCTGCGGGCGTTACGGGCCGGGGCCAGCGGCTTCCTGCTCAAGGACACCCCACCGGCGGAGATCGTCGCCGCCGTGCGTCGGGTGCACGCCGGGGAGCCGATGCTCTCCCCGGCGGTCATCCGCCGGCTCATCACCCATGTGGCGGGACTGCCTGCCGACCCGGCCACCGCCGTCGGGCCGTCCGGTGTCCCGGCCACCGCAGTCGGGCCGCACGCGGTCCCGGCCACCGCCGTCGGGCGGCGGCCGGGACCGCAGCGGGAGCAGGCCGGGCGCCGGGACCGCGCCCGCCGACTCCTGGACCAGCTGAGCCCACGGGAACGCGACGTCGCCGTCGCGGTCGGCCAGGGCCGGTCCAACGCGGAGATCGCCGCCGAGCTGTTCATGAGCGTCGCGACGGTCAAGGCGTACGTGTCCCGGCTGCTGGCCCGGCTGGAGCTGAACAACCGGGTGCAGGTCGCGCTGCTGGTGCACGACGCCGACCTGTGCTGA
- a CDS encoding Crp/Fnr family transcriptional regulator, which produces MAAAYPVRVSFTDHITATDWQALQQAGQLVQIRRRQGLFLQDDQSRDVFVLVSGAAKVYRTEANGSETMLTVRSTGDLLGDIAALDGTPRSASVSVLSQMTARKLTNEQFLTLVEERGLHVALRRYTNARLRESDEQRVEIASLPVPQRLVRALLRLAKAGPDGPRRAVLDLGISQDGLAQLIGASRNAVVTAISELRRDGLLRTAPRRFELLDVDRLATIGYRARPYDDNGRRQPRPDDDPDRRR; this is translated from the coding sequence ATGGCCGCCGCATACCCGGTACGGGTCAGCTTCACCGATCACATCACCGCCACCGACTGGCAGGCGCTGCAGCAGGCCGGTCAGCTCGTGCAGATCCGGCGCAGACAGGGGCTTTTCCTGCAGGACGACCAGAGCCGCGACGTCTTCGTCCTGGTCTCCGGTGCGGCCAAGGTGTACCGCACCGAAGCCAACGGCAGTGAAACCATGTTGACCGTACGCTCCACCGGCGACCTGCTGGGCGACATCGCGGCGCTGGACGGAACGCCCCGGTCGGCCAGTGTCTCGGTGCTCAGTCAGATGACCGCCCGCAAACTCACCAACGAACAGTTCCTCACTCTGGTCGAGGAGCGGGGGCTGCACGTGGCGCTGCGCCGGTACACCAACGCGCGACTACGCGAGTCCGACGAACAACGCGTGGAGATCGCCTCCCTGCCGGTGCCACAACGGCTGGTCCGGGCCCTGTTGCGACTCGCGAAGGCGGGCCCGGACGGACCCCGCCGGGCCGTCCTCGATCTCGGCATCTCCCAGGACGGCCTGGCGCAGTTGATCGGCGCCTCCCGCAACGCGGTGGTAACCGCGATCAGCGAATTGCGTCGCGACGGCCTGCTGCGCACCGCACCACGCCGCTTCGAATTACTCGACGTCGATCGACTCGCGACCATCGGATACCGCGCCCGGCCGTACGACGACAACGGACGACGACAGCCGCGCCCCGACGACGACCCGGACCGCCGCCGCTGA
- a CDS encoding LCP family protein yields the protein MSAPGATTSAPSSPPTAQASRPQRRTPIWAVLTVVVGSLLMATSAAALVTSRVLVERYTGQIQQQDLLAGAARLPAQDEEPGEALDGPVTMLLLGVDERGSRPGEMRSDTIIILHIPETHDQAYLISVPRDTWVEVPAFAPSDHPGGESKITDAFFAGSRNGAGRAGGAQLVALTLKELTGIEFDGAAIIDFGGFRDVIDALGGVEMCVDQRVMSQHMRLVDGTPTWLAEAREVGGGEELWHEVGCKRMAGWEALDYSRQRYGLPNGDYDRQRHQRQLIKAMVQEASSTGVLTDLARIDRVITAAGKAFVLDTGGIPIADFVFTLRGVTANDLIMVKTNGGEFNPAGFSSTAAERLTPESLEMFDAVRAGTLDDYLLANPDAVQQD from the coding sequence ATGTCGGCACCGGGCGCAACCACCAGCGCACCGAGCAGCCCCCCGACCGCGCAAGCGTCGCGACCGCAACGGCGTACCCCGATCTGGGCGGTGCTGACCGTGGTCGTCGGCAGCCTGCTGATGGCGACCAGCGCCGCCGCCCTGGTCACCAGCCGGGTCCTCGTCGAGCGCTACACCGGTCAGATCCAGCAGCAGGACCTGCTGGCCGGCGCGGCACGGCTGCCGGCACAGGACGAGGAGCCGGGCGAGGCACTCGACGGACCGGTCACGATGCTGCTGCTCGGCGTCGACGAGCGGGGCAGCCGCCCCGGCGAGATGCGGTCCGACACGATCATCATTTTGCACATCCCGGAAACCCACGACCAGGCGTACCTGATCTCGGTGCCCCGGGACACCTGGGTCGAGGTGCCGGCGTTCGCACCGAGCGACCATCCCGGCGGCGAGTCGAAGATCACCGACGCGTTCTTCGCCGGATCCCGCAACGGTGCCGGCCGGGCCGGCGGGGCCCAGCTCGTCGCACTCACCCTCAAGGAGCTCACCGGGATCGAGTTCGACGGTGCCGCGATCATCGACTTCGGCGGCTTCCGCGACGTGATCGACGCGCTCGGTGGCGTCGAGATGTGCGTCGACCAGCGGGTCATGTCGCAGCACATGCGCCTGGTCGACGGCACGCCGACGTGGCTGGCCGAGGCCCGTGAGGTGGGCGGCGGCGAGGAGCTCTGGCACGAGGTGGGCTGCAAGCGGATGGCCGGCTGGGAGGCCCTCGACTACTCCCGCCAGCGGTACGGCCTACCCAACGGCGACTACGACCGGCAACGCCACCAGCGACAGCTGATCAAGGCCATGGTGCAGGAGGCCAGCAGCACCGGCGTACTGACCGACCTGGCCAGGATCGACCGGGTGATCACGGCGGCGGGCAAAGCGTTCGTCCTCGACACCGGCGGGATCCCCATCGCGGATTTCGTGTTCACCCTGCGCGGGGTCACCGCCAATGACCTGATCATGGTGAAGACCAACGGCGGCGAGTTCAACCCGGCCGGATTCAGCAGTACGGCGGCCGAGCGGCTCACCCCGGAGAGCCTGGAGATGTTCGACGCCGTCCGCGCCGGCACCCTCGACGATTACCTGCTGGCCAATCCCGACGCCGTCCAGCAGGACTGA
- a CDS encoding GlsB/YeaQ/YmgE family stress response membrane protein, which produces MEIGGIFSALIIGLIVGALGRLVVPGKQDLKIWVTLLIGVVAALLGTLVASLIGVADTRGPDWIELALQVGLAAAGVAVISGASARRKS; this is translated from the coding sequence ATGGAAATCGGCGGCATCTTCTCGGCACTGATCATCGGTCTCATCGTCGGGGCGCTCGGGCGGCTGGTGGTGCCCGGCAAGCAGGATCTGAAGATCTGGGTGACGCTGCTGATCGGGGTGGTGGCAGCCCTGCTCGGCACGCTCGTCGCGAGTCTGATCGGGGTGGCCGACACCCGGGGGCCCGACTGGATCGAGTTGGCGCTGCAGGTCGGCCTCGCCGCCGCCGGGGTGGCGGTCATCTCCGGTGCCAGCGCCCGCCGCAAGTCCTGA
- a CDS encoding tetratricopeptide repeat protein, whose translation MEPATPDPIQIAELIIAWSGGIIAAFALLVTALTVVFVLAGFVGVRELRTIRRTGARARLELDRQRVVAQEIVAQADRAILQAETLSGQTDTLVGRVETAVTRAERQSEQVHLLIEDMQSRLSDFDHRLTTQVEVSYLFNLGEAAYWEGYYEKAVECLRRAVELDPRNPRVRYRLGRSLTNLGEDAAAEEELTTAMAYKLPADATERALALLHRYAHPDRALAYARSATKHGPDDAQNWNCLGLLLRDNGDFTTARDAHQQANRLDHELVATPFFLALLAAQAQALPHARDRSAEAINRLDSSERRAKIKPMWTSLIRWTDEVLRGNYAEADLHAAVLYQTCQSTRRAREICDHMDFLLRALAREEHRERYLGAIERTWLTGRVG comes from the coding sequence ATGGAGCCGGCCACCCCCGACCCGATCCAGATCGCCGAACTGATCATCGCCTGGTCCGGTGGGATAATTGCGGCTTTTGCACTACTGGTCACCGCGTTGACAGTCGTCTTCGTGCTGGCGGGTTTCGTCGGAGTCCGGGAACTACGCACCATCCGGCGCACCGGGGCCCGCGCCCGGCTCGAACTGGACCGGCAACGGGTCGTCGCCCAGGAGATCGTCGCCCAGGCCGACCGGGCGATCCTGCAGGCCGAGACGCTGTCCGGGCAGACCGACACGCTGGTCGGCCGGGTCGAGACCGCCGTCACCCGTGCCGAACGTCAGTCCGAGCAGGTCCACCTGCTCATCGAGGACATGCAGTCACGGCTGAGCGACTTCGACCACCGGCTGACCACCCAGGTCGAGGTCTCCTACCTGTTCAACCTCGGTGAGGCCGCCTACTGGGAGGGCTACTACGAGAAGGCGGTGGAGTGCCTGCGCCGGGCGGTGGAGCTCGACCCGCGCAACCCACGGGTGCGCTACCGACTGGGCCGGTCACTGACCAACCTCGGCGAGGACGCCGCCGCCGAGGAGGAGCTCACCACCGCGATGGCGTACAAACTGCCGGCGGACGCGACCGAGCGGGCCCTGGCCCTGCTGCACCGCTACGCCCACCCCGACCGGGCACTCGCGTACGCACGCAGCGCCACCAAACACGGCCCCGACGACGCCCAGAACTGGAACTGCCTCGGTCTGCTGCTGCGCGACAACGGTGACTTCACCACCGCGCGCGACGCCCACCAGCAGGCCAACCGGCTGGACCACGAACTGGTCGCGACGCCGTTCTTCCTCGCCCTGCTCGCCGCCCAGGCGCAGGCGCTGCCACACGCCCGGGACCGCTCGGCCGAGGCGATCAACCGGCTCGACTCCAGTGAACGCCGGGCGAAGATCAAGCCGATGTGGACCTCGCTGATCCGCTGGACCGACGAGGTGCTGCGGGGCAACTACGCCGAGGCCGACCTGCACGCGGCGGTGCTCTACCAGACCTGCCAGTCGACCCGCCGGGCCCGGGAGATCTGCGACCACATGGACTTCCTGCTGCGGGCCCTGGCCCGGGAGGAACACCGCGAACGCTATCTCGGCGCCATCGAGCGCACCTGGCTGACCGGCCGCGTCGGCTGA
- a CDS encoding PQQ-dependent sugar dehydrogenase: protein MNMRKPRYLGSVARRAGTVLVATSLLMLTPAAGHATPYTDPHVAPLAAPHTDAHVGPLAVPLDQLTVTTTQVAFGLQRPTAMVAPDDDSDRLFITEKTGRVRVYHPDTGLAAAPLLDLGDRVDTSGNERGLLGIATSPDFATDPVIYLAYTALPDGAVTLARIALDDPGQQPVPVDEVEVVLAQPHAEFANHNGGQLAFGTDGYLYWSIGDGGGADDVLGTGQDLGTLLGKILRIDVSARCGELAYCVPADNPFVGDADARAEIWAYGLRNPWRFSVDPADGSLWIADVGQGRYEEVNHLRGQPGANLGWSCREGPVEFDPQRCDPAADYVDPVFHYQTSVGGCAVIGGHVYRGSASADIAAGTYLATDYCSATAYAVRPRVDGGYDTAVIGELPIQPTSIGVAADGEFYLVNDLPGQLHRISFGAPEPEPGCQVGYRVDSDWGAGFSTSVTVVNTGDEPVDGWSVGWTFAGDQRVAVAWNAVATQVGPAVTATNAAWNGTIPAGGRVAFGFLGASGTGGGAGPAPTDFTLNGAPCAPAPVG, encoded by the coding sequence ATGAATATGAGAAAGCCTCGATATCTCGGGTCGGTGGCCCGCCGCGCGGGCACGGTCCTCGTCGCGACGTCGCTGCTGATGCTGACCCCCGCCGCCGGCCACGCCACGCCGTACACCGATCCGCACGTGGCGCCGCTGGCGGCGCCGCACACCGACGCGCACGTCGGTCCGCTCGCCGTACCGCTCGACCAGCTCACCGTGACCACCACGCAGGTCGCCTTCGGACTGCAGCGCCCGACCGCGATGGTCGCACCCGACGACGACAGCGACCGACTCTTCATCACCGAGAAGACCGGCCGGGTGCGGGTCTACCACCCGGACACCGGCCTCGCCGCCGCACCGCTGCTCGACCTCGGCGACCGGGTCGACACCAGCGGAAACGAGCGTGGCCTGCTCGGCATCGCCACCTCACCGGACTTCGCCACCGACCCGGTGATCTACCTGGCGTACACGGCGTTGCCCGACGGGGCGGTCACCCTGGCACGGATCGCCCTCGACGACCCCGGCCAGCAGCCGGTACCGGTGGACGAGGTGGAAGTCGTCCTCGCCCAGCCGCACGCCGAGTTCGCCAACCACAACGGCGGCCAGCTGGCGTTCGGCACCGACGGCTACCTGTACTGGAGCATCGGCGACGGCGGCGGAGCCGACGACGTGCTCGGCACCGGGCAGGACCTCGGCACCCTGCTCGGCAAGATCCTGCGGATCGACGTCTCGGCCCGCTGCGGCGAGCTGGCGTACTGCGTACCGGCGGACAACCCGTTCGTCGGCGACGCCGACGCCCGCGCCGAGATCTGGGCGTACGGGCTGCGCAACCCCTGGCGCTTCTCGGTCGACCCGGCCGACGGCTCGCTGTGGATCGCCGACGTCGGCCAGGGCCGGTACGAGGAGGTCAACCACCTGCGGGGGCAGCCCGGCGCCAATCTCGGCTGGTCCTGCCGGGAGGGCCCGGTCGAGTTCGACCCGCAGCGCTGCGACCCGGCCGCCGACTACGTCGACCCGGTCTTTCACTACCAGACCTCGGTCGGCGGCTGCGCGGTGATCGGTGGGCACGTCTACCGGGGCAGTGCGTCGGCCGACATCGCCGCCGGGACCTACCTGGCCACCGACTACTGCTCGGCGACGGCGTACGCGGTCCGACCGAGGGTCGACGGCGGGTACGACACGGCGGTCATCGGCGAACTGCCGATCCAACCCACCTCGATCGGAGTGGCCGCCGACGGCGAGTTCTACCTGGTCAACGACCTGCCGGGGCAGCTGCACCGGATCTCGTTCGGCGCACCGGAGCCGGAGCCCGGCTGCCAGGTCGGGTACCGGGTGGACAGCGACTGGGGTGCGGGCTTCAGCACCTCGGTCACGGTCGTCAACACCGGCGACGAACCGGTCGACGGCTGGTCCGTCGGCTGGACCTTTGCCGGCGACCAGCGGGTCGCGGTCGCCTGGAACGCGGTGGCGACGCAGGTCGGCCCGGCGGTGACCGCGACGAACGCGGCCTGGAACGGGACGATCCCAGCCGGCGGCAGGGTCGCCTTCGGGTTCCTCGGGGCCAGCGGCACCGGCGGTGGTGCCGGCCCGGCCCCGACCGACTTCACGCTCAACGGCGCGCCCTGCGCGCCGGCACCGGTCGGCTGA
- a CDS encoding DUF2470 domain-containing protein: MTAAHDRPQDQPQEQPADQPQEQPADRPQDRSVGPFTPDVVAQIAHHMNDDHAADSLLICRSLGGAPAASAARMTGLDADGIDFAATIDEAEVPLRVPFAYRLTERAQVRREVVRMYQEACAQLGVPARHAES; encoded by the coding sequence GTGACCGCGGCGCACGACCGGCCACAGGACCAGCCGCAGGAACAGCCGGCCGACCAGCCGCAGGAACAGCCGGCCGACCGGCCGCAGGACCGGTCCGTCGGTCCGTTCACCCCGGACGTCGTCGCTCAGATCGCCCACCACATGAACGACGACCACGCGGCGGACTCACTGCTGATCTGCCGTTCGCTCGGCGGCGCGCCGGCCGCCAGCGCGGCCCGGATGACCGGGCTGGACGCCGACGGGATCGACTTCGCCGCCACCATCGACGAGGCCGAGGTCCCACTGCGGGTGCCGTTCGCGTACCGGTTGACCGAGCGGGCGCAGGTCCGCCGGGAGGTGGTCCGGATGTACCAGGAGGCGTGCGCCCAGCTGGGCGTACCGGCCCGCCACGCAGAGTCCTGA
- a CDS encoding biliverdin-producing heme oxygenase — MSDTFSARLRAASWQDHQAAESQRYVSALVAGELPRERYTDLVAQHYFIYQVLEEAAEAMRDDLVAGGFVDDRLTRLPALEADLAFLLGPDWAGRISPNLATRRYVARMQEICFTFAPAFVAHHYTRYLGDLSGGLYIGRQVARAYDLTPAGGVAFYHFAGIDDARAYKDAYRARLDALPLDVTAEAALVGEVAVAYRHNTAVLAELGHDGDPKPATPESMESAA, encoded by the coding sequence ATGAGCGACACCTTCTCCGCCCGGCTGCGGGCGGCCAGCTGGCAGGACCATCAGGCGGCCGAGTCACAGCGGTACGTCTCCGCGCTGGTCGCCGGGGAGCTGCCCCGCGAGCGCTACACCGACCTGGTCGCCCAGCACTACTTCATCTACCAGGTGCTGGAGGAGGCGGCGGAGGCGATGCGCGACGACCTGGTCGCCGGCGGCTTCGTCGACGACCGGCTGACCCGGTTGCCGGCGCTCGAAGCCGACCTGGCGTTCCTGCTCGGCCCGGACTGGGCCGGCCGGATCAGCCCGAACCTGGCGACCCGCCGCTACGTCGCCCGGATGCAGGAAATCTGTTTCACCTTCGCGCCGGCGTTCGTCGCCCACCACTACACCCGTTATCTCGGCGACCTCTCCGGTGGGTTGTACATCGGTCGGCAGGTGGCGCGGGCCTACGACCTGACCCCGGCGGGCGGGGTGGCGTTCTACCACTTCGCCGGCATCGACGACGCCCGCGCCTACAAGGACGCGTACCGGGCCCGGCTGGATGCCCTGCCGTTGGACGTCACGGCGGAGGCCGCCCTGGTCGGCGAGGTCGCCGTGGCGTACCGGCACAACACGGCGGTCCTCGCCGAGCTGGGCCACGACGGCGACCCGAAGCCGGCGACGCCGGAGTCGATGGAGTCGGCGGCGTGA